A window of the Vicinamibacteria bacterium genome harbors these coding sequences:
- a CDS encoding protein kinase: MIGRKLAHYRVVEKIGEGAMGEVYRARDEHLERDVAIKVLPPGRIADGAARSRFRKEALALSKLNHPNVQTVHDFDSQDDTDFLVVEYVPGITLDEKVMEGGLSEGEVVEIGEQLAAGLIAAHERGIVHRDLKPANLRLMPDGRLKILDFGLAKLVGQPVESAETMSRFETQTFAGTPHYMAPEQRAGGPADARTDIYSAGMVLRELLTDTSRPVETNVLSVSADLRRVLDKCLDQDPAKRYQSAKELLVELRSRAPRRWASRRAVLLAAGAAVALAVTFLIGLRERGAPPADSSEIQSIVALPSEVVGSDEDAFLADAIPKTVSTYLSQVVGLETKLPPASADIERFGGDIDRIARTYRVSALVLSTVTAQPERLFLNVQLVEANGRRLLWSNEYEGERDGYLELVHHAAEELQRRLRPTAALTSVHGVAASSRAELAFQRGLYYSNRFNNLHHEEDFEQSLSAFEEALSLDPALSDAAAEISWLYEFKLEAGLDPDEAIPRIDRWARRALTIDEDNGRAWAVLSNLEAAQGGGARATVLRSALRAVHGAPMFPRSHIALLIGLPSCRLGLEAGRESARLDPLYTYAPMMSAGELACLGRTEEALTEIDRALAIEPEFPTGLVTRVNLLHTAGRLDEALSVLDKIEPMVDEGRVNPAWFGAIRDVQTVLRASENDGGAAFQRLLQLARGESRFPYWQLFAMPAMDILATNRRIEQSRQMLLS, encoded by the coding sequence ATGATCGGCCGCAAGCTCGCCCACTATCGCGTCGTCGAGAAGATCGGCGAGGGCGCGATGGGAGAAGTTTATCGCGCCCGGGACGAGCACCTCGAGCGCGACGTAGCCATAAAGGTCCTTCCTCCGGGGAGGATCGCCGACGGCGCCGCACGGAGCCGCTTTCGTAAAGAAGCCCTGGCACTTTCGAAGCTCAACCACCCGAACGTTCAGACGGTGCACGATTTCGACTCTCAAGACGATACCGACTTTCTCGTCGTCGAGTACGTTCCGGGGATTACCCTCGACGAGAAAGTGATGGAGGGCGGGTTGAGCGAGGGGGAGGTCGTCGAGATCGGCGAGCAACTGGCTGCGGGCCTCATCGCGGCGCACGAGCGCGGTATCGTCCACCGAGACCTCAAGCCCGCCAACTTGCGTCTCATGCCCGACGGCCGCCTGAAGATTCTCGATTTCGGTCTCGCGAAGCTCGTGGGTCAGCCTGTCGAGAGCGCGGAAACGATGAGCCGGTTCGAGACCCAGACGTTTGCCGGGACGCCTCATTACATGGCGCCCGAGCAGCGGGCTGGTGGACCTGCCGACGCCCGCACCGACATTTACTCTGCTGGTATGGTGCTCCGGGAGTTGCTCACCGACACGAGCCGGCCCGTGGAAACGAACGTTCTGTCGGTCTCTGCAGATTTGAGACGCGTGCTCGACAAATGTCTCGACCAGGACCCCGCGAAGCGATACCAGTCGGCGAAGGAGTTATTGGTCGAGCTTCGTTCTCGGGCGCCCAGGAGATGGGCCTCGAGACGAGCCGTTCTCCTGGCGGCGGGAGCGGCGGTAGCTCTCGCTGTCACGTTTCTGATCGGCTTGCGAGAGCGCGGGGCGCCTCCAGCGGACTCCTCAGAAATCCAATCCATCGTCGCGCTTCCAAGCGAAGTCGTCGGCTCGGACGAGGACGCTTTTCTCGCCGATGCGATTCCCAAAACGGTTTCGACTTATCTGTCACAGGTCGTGGGGCTCGAGACCAAGCTCCCGCCGGCGAGTGCCGACATCGAACGGTTCGGAGGAGACATCGATCGGATCGCCCGCACCTACCGGGTGAGCGCGCTCGTCTTGTCGACGGTCACGGCGCAACCCGAACGACTCTTCCTCAACGTCCAATTGGTGGAGGCGAACGGAAGGCGACTTCTGTGGAGCAACGAATACGAGGGCGAGCGGGACGGGTACCTGGAGTTGGTTCACCATGCCGCAGAAGAATTACAGCGACGCCTCCGACCAACGGCTGCCCTGACATCAGTTCATGGGGTCGCTGCGAGCTCTCGCGCGGAGCTGGCTTTCCAGCGCGGCCTTTATTACTCCAACCGCTTCAACAACCTTCATCATGAAGAAGACTTCGAGCAGTCGCTCTCGGCCTTCGAAGAGGCCCTTAGCCTGGATCCGGCGCTATCCGACGCCGCGGCCGAGATATCGTGGCTTTACGAGTTCAAGCTGGAAGCGGGACTCGATCCCGATGAAGCCATCCCTCGGATCGACCGCTGGGCGCGTCGCGCGCTCACGATCGACGAGGACAACGGACGCGCATGGGCCGTGCTGTCCAACCTCGAGGCGGCTCAAGGTGGAGGAGCGCGGGCAACGGTATTACGAAGCGCTCTGCGAGCGGTCCATGGCGCGCCCATGTTTCCGCGCTCTCATATCGCCCTCCTCATCGGTCTGCCAAGTTGCCGGCTCGGGTTGGAGGCCGGTCGCGAATCGGCCCGACTCGACCCACTCTACACCTACGCTCCGATGATGTCGGCAGGAGAGTTGGCGTGCCTTGGCCGCACGGAGGAGGCCCTGACCGAGATCGATCGAGCTCTTGCGATCGAGCCCGAGTTCCCGACGGGCCTGGTCACCCGGGTCAACTTATTGCACACCGCCGGCCGTCTCGACGAAGCGTTGTCTGTCCTCGATAAGATCGAGCCCATGGTGGACGAGGGGCGGGTCAATCCTGCGTGGTTCGGCGCGATTCGAGACGTCCAAACGGTACTACGGGCGTCGGAGAATGACGGCGGTGCCGCATTCCAGCGTCTCCTGCAACTCGCGAGGGGAGAGTCCCGCTTCCCTTACTGGCAGCTGTTCGCAATGCCCGCGATGGACATCCTCGCGACGAATCGCCGGATCGAACAGTCGCGTCAGATGCTTCTGTC